A stretch of the Deltaproteobacteria bacterium genome encodes the following:
- a CDS encoding flagellin FliC, translated as MAISVVTNVTSLRAQSNLNKTTQAMAGHIEKLSSGLRINKAGDDAAGSAISSQLTAQEQGLKQASRNANDGVSLIQTAEGALNEMTGMVQRMRELAVQASNEGTMDATERGYLDQEFQFLESELDRVVNVTEYNGQKLVDGSVSAGVSFQVGMNNTGNDRISVSIANSGSTSLGLNDELLTSSTGAQKAIAALDTALQTINTSRGTLGATQNRLEATMSNLSIMHENTASANSRIKDVDVAEESAAFTRSQILSQAGTSMLAQANSLPQSALSLIG; from the coding sequence ATGGCAATTTCAGTTGTAACCAACGTAACTTCGTTACGTGCACAATCAAATTTAAACAAGACAACCCAAGCGATGGCAGGACACATCGAAAAGTTGTCTTCTGGACTTCGTATTAACAAGGCTGGTGATGACGCTGCAGGCAGCGCCATTAGCTCTCAGTTGACTGCTCAAGAGCAGGGATTGAAGCAAGCCAGTCGTAACGCCAACGATGGTGTTAGCCTTATTCAGACCGCTGAAGGCGCTTTGAATGAGATGACAGGTATGGTTCAGCGGATGCGTGAGTTAGCGGTGCAAGCCTCTAACGAAGGTACCATGGATGCTACCGAGCGTGGTTATCTCGACCAAGAATTCCAATTTCTTGAGTCAGAACTCGACCGCGTCGTTAATGTTACAGAATACAATGGTCAAAAGCTTGTTGATGGTAGCGTATCCGCCGGGGTTAGTTTCCAGGTTGGTATGAATAACACTGGTAATGATCGAATCTCTGTTTCGATTGCTAACAGTGGCTCTACTTCGCTCGGTCTTAACGACGAATTATTAACAAGCTCTACCGGTGCTCAGAAAGCAATTGCTGCTCTGGATACCGCGCTTCAAACAATTAACACCAGTCGGGGTACTTTGGGTGCAACCCAAAACCGATTGGAAGCTACTATGAGTAACTTGAGCATTATGCATGAAAATACTGCTTCAGCTAACTCTCGTATCAAGGACGTCGACGTCGCTGAAGAATCAGCAGCGTTTACACGTTCGCAAATCCTATCTCAGGCGGGAACGTCGATGTTGGCTCAGGCTAACTCGTTGCCGCAATCAGCATTGTCGCTGATTGGTTAA
- a CDS encoding hybrid sensor histidine kinase/response regulator gives MVEASTELPLILLAEDDHTIAYVVQRVLEDQQRFRVTWVKDGEAALEAAEEECPALFLLDLMMPRRNGFEVCRRLRSDDRFKDLPICILTALTDPQAHQAALDAGANLLLLKPFRSQDLREAVRGLLDSAGESSAPAAQSQVAASAESIPQLLKLVAHDMRGPLTIFNSSLSFLESATDPAERLELFESLQDASQRLTEMVSAVVGVSEREDLDDMPRDKRVDICALARSIVAEYDVTFRAREVELETQIPDLAIECIGNEPMLRCAITNAVLNAADFSPLGGRARLLITRDRGECSIRISDEGPGINPQVVDQLFETTNLVTLKADGVRVGKGLGLVLVRRICHLHQGYVDVRTSEVGGTELTLSFPTAQSRSEQGVDSGSGELRVPIRIRMVLKKENVSVEVFTQELGRISALVEAGGANLHGVFEVRLPEFPTAFATGRIVDDGRGSKELAWVEVNAGFNGMLDQIYRTVPGANLLT, from the coding sequence ATGGTTGAAGCATCTACTGAACTTCCATTGATATTACTCGCCGAAGACGACCATACCATCGCGTATGTGGTCCAGCGTGTGCTGGAAGACCAGCAACGCTTCAGGGTAACTTGGGTGAAAGATGGTGAGGCTGCTCTTGAGGCCGCTGAGGAAGAATGCCCGGCTTTATTCCTGCTTGATCTGATGATGCCACGTCGCAACGGTTTTGAGGTTTGCCGTCGTTTGCGCTCGGATGACCGGTTCAAAGATTTACCGATTTGTATCTTAACCGCCTTAACGGACCCACAGGCTCATCAAGCGGCATTAGATGCCGGAGCAAACTTACTCCTGCTTAAACCGTTTCGCTCTCAAGATTTGCGGGAGGCGGTTCGCGGCCTCTTGGATTCTGCCGGGGAATCGTCCGCTCCAGCGGCTCAAAGCCAGGTTGCGGCTTCTGCCGAATCGATTCCGCAGTTGTTGAAGTTGGTTGCGCACGACATGAGAGGACCTCTAACGATATTCAACAGTTCTCTAAGTTTTCTTGAATCCGCAACAGACCCAGCCGAGCGCCTTGAACTCTTTGAGTCATTGCAAGATGCCAGTCAGCGTCTGACTGAAATGGTGAGCGCCGTAGTAGGGGTAAGTGAACGTGAGGATTTGGATGACATGCCTCGTGATAAGCGTGTCGATATTTGTGCGCTGGCCCGGTCAATTGTAGCGGAATACGACGTGACTTTTCGTGCCCGAGAGGTTGAACTCGAGACTCAGATCCCTGATTTAGCCATAGAGTGCATTGGGAACGAACCTATGCTGCGCTGTGCCATAACCAATGCAGTGCTCAATGCGGCAGACTTTAGCCCTCTGGGCGGACGTGCCCGACTCTTGATTACGCGTGACCGAGGAGAATGCTCGATTCGTATTTCCGATGAGGGTCCGGGAATTAATCCTCAGGTCGTAGACCAGCTTTTCGAAACTACGAACTTGGTAACCCTCAAGGCGGACGGCGTTCGTGTTGGAAAAGGTCTTGGTTTGGTTTTGGTGAGGCGTATTTGCCATCTCCATCAAGGGTATGTCGATGTCCGAACCTCGGAAGTGGGCGGGACGGAACTTACCTTAAGTTTCCCGACCGCACAGTCACGAAGTGAGCAGGGCGTGGATTCCGGCTCTGGCGAACTCAGGGTTCCGATTAGAATCAGAATGGTCCTTAAAAAAGAAAACGTGAGTGTAGAAGTTTTCACTCAGGAGCTTGGCCGGATCAGCGCTCTCGTAGAGGCTGGCGGTGCCAATTTACATGGTGTTTTTGAGGTGAGATTGCCGGAATTCCCAACAGCTTTTGCAACAGGCAGGATTGTTGATGATGGCCGGGGCAGTAAAGAATTGGCTTGGGTTGAAGTGAACGCGGGCTTCAACGGTATGCTCGACCAGATCTACAGAACCGTTCCAGGTGCCAACCTCCTCACGTAA